A segment of the Robbsia sp. KACC 23696 genome:
GCTGTGACCGATCCGCTTCGCCCTCCCCCCAGCACGCCCTCCGCCGCGCAAGCGCCCTCCTCGTCGTCGGCCCCACACGCCGAACGCGACACGGCGCCGGGTGATCCCGCGACCCTGGCCGCCGTCCGTCCGGTCGTGACGCCCGCGTCCATCGCATCGACGTCGCCTGCCGCATCGGGCGCCGCCAATCGTCCATCGGCGGAAGCCGAGGCCGCGACCCAGGCGCAGTTCGTCGACTGGCTGCGCGCGGTGGCGCCGTACATTCACGCCTTCCGCAACAAGACCTTTGTCGTCGCTTTCGGCGGCGAACTGGTGCGCGACGGCGCGTTGAACGCCTTGATCCAGGACGTGGCGCTGCTGCACGCGATGGGCATGCAGATCGTTCTCGTGCATGGCTGCCGGCCGCAGGTCGAGGATTCGATGCGCCTGCGCAATCTCGAATCGCAGTTCGCGGGCGGCATGCGCATCACCGACGCTCCGGCATTGGAATCGGCGAAGGAAGCAGCCGGCGAAGTGCGCCTCGATATCGAGGCCGCCATCAGCCAGGGCTTGCCGAATACGCCGATGGCGCATGCGCGTCTCGGCATCGTCTCGGGGAACTTCGTGACCGCGCGTCCGGTCGGGATCGTCGACGGCGTCGATTTTCAGCACACCGGCATTGTCCGCAAGGTCGATGCCGACTCGATCCGCCAGGCCCTGGCGAATCGCAAGCTCGTCTTGCTGTCGCCGCTGGGATTCTCGCCCACGGGCGAGGCTTTCAATCTGGCGATGGAAGATGTGGCGACGACAACGGCGATCGCGCTGCGCGCCGACAAGTTGATCTTCATCACCGATCAACCGGGCGTTCTGAATCCCGAGGGCGCCCTGGTGCACGAATTATCGCTGGACGATGCGCAACGGCTGCGCGACGCGCATCACGACGGCAGCGCGACGCTGCACGACGACATCGGCTTCTGCCTGAAGCATGTCGTCAAGGCTTGCCGCAGCGGCGTGCCGCGTGCGCATTTGATTCCCTACACGCTGGACGGTTCGATTCTGCTCGAATTGTTCTCGCACGATGGCGTCGGCACGATGGTGGCCTACGACAATCTGGAGAGTCTGCGCGAAGCCACGCCGGACGATGTCGCCAATATCATCCAGCTCATCGAGCCACTGGAGAACGACGGCACGCTGGTGCGCCGCGATCGCCATCAGCTGGAACGCGATATCGATCACTTCTCGGTGATCGAGCACGATGGCGTGCTGTTCGGCTGCGTCGCGCTGTATGCCTATCCGCAGGAAAAGATCGGCGAAATGGCTTGCCTGACGGTGTCGCCCGAAGCGCAAGGCTCCGGCGACGGCGAGCGGCTGATGAAGCGGATCGAGCAACGTGCGCGGGCCCGCGGCCTGAAACGCATTTTCGTATTGACCACCCGAACCGAGCACTGGTTCCTGAAGCGCGGCTTCGTCAAGGCGTCGGTCGACGATCTGCCGGAAGACCGGCGGCGCCTGTACAACTGGCAGCGTCGGTCGCTGGTGCTCATCAAACAGCTGTGAGAATGGCTGGAACCCTCAAAGAAGGAGAAACATCATGGCGCGAATCGTCCATTGCGTGAAACTGAACAAGGACGCGGAAGGTTTCGACTTTCCGCCCGTGCCGGGCCCGCTGGGTCAGCGAGTGTATGAAAGCGTCTCGAAAGAGGCGTGGCAGGAATGGCTGAAACAGCAGACGATGCTGATCAACGAAAATCGCCTGAACATGGCCGATGCGCGCGCCCGTCAGTATCTGCTGAAGCAGACGGAGAAATACTTCTTCGGTGAAGGCGCCGATACGGCAACCGGCTTCGTTCCGCCGCCGCCCAGCGCCGAATAAAGAGACATCCCTGCATGCGGCAACATCGCCGCATGCGATGGTGCGCCCCTCCCCCTCCCCTTACTTTATCTCATCACCCATTACCGATAGTAGGTAAGTCGGTAATCGGCACTCCCCGACATCGCGATATCGAACGCGACGATATCGGCAAGGGTCGGGAGAAATCGACTACAGTCGGCGGCAACAAAAACCGCGCTGCGATTGCCCGCCCACCGTGCGATCAGGCGGTGGGATAGGCGACGGTCTCAACGCCTTGCGCGGTGGCGAACATCGCGAGCGACGCGCGCTGTAGCGCAAACACGCCGACGGTCAGGACACCGGGCACGTCGTTGAGCTGACGTTCCAGCGCAAGCGGCGCATCGATGCGCAAACCCTTGACGTCCAGGATGTGCAAACCGTTATCGGTGACCAAGGGCGTGCCATCGCCCTTCACGCGTAGAACGGGCGTGCCGCCCAAGGCGATCAGCTTGCGCGATACCGCTTCGAGCGCCATCGGCACCACTTCCACCGGCAGCGGGAAACCGCCCAATACCGGCACGCGCTTCGATTCGTCGGCAATGCAGAGGAAGGTCTCGGACATCGCAGCGACGATTTTCTCGCGCGTCAATGCGCCGCCGCCGCCCTTGATCATATTGCCGTGTGCGTCGATTTCATCGGCACCATCGACATAGATCGGCAGGGACGCGATGTCGTTGGCGTCGATGACGTGGAAGCCGTGTTGCTTCAACCGATGCGTCGTGGCCAGTGAACTCGAGACCGCGCCGCGATAACGCGCGCGGTGCGGCGCCAAGGCGTCGATGAAACAGTTCACCGTCGAGCCGGTGCCCACGCCCACGACGGCGCCTTCCGGCACCGACTTCAGCACATGGTCCGCGGCGGCCCGACCGACCCACTGCTTCAATTCATCCTGCTTGGCTTTGTCCATTGTCGTCGCCCCTGCTGATTGCTCGCGCGTGTCTCGCCGCGCTTTCGCTGTGTTGTTGTCCGTTATTCTGGCGAATCGCCGCCGAATGCCCTTACGCCTTCGGTGCCGCGACCATCCGTTGCCGCACCGATTCGAACAGGCAGATACCGCTCGCCACCGAGACGTTCAAGCTCTCGACGCTGCCCATCATCGGGATATGCATCAGCTCATCGCAAGTCTCGCGCGTCAGGCGGCGCATGCCCTCGCCTTCGGCGCCCATGACGATGGCGACCGGCCCTTCGAGCTTGGTCTGAAAAACGCTCGGCACGGCGTCGTCAGAGGTGCCGATGATCCACACGCCGGCTTCCTTCAACTCGCGTAATGCGCGGGCGAGATTCGTGACCATGATGTAAGGCGTCGTCTCCGCCGCGCCGCTGGCCACCTTCGCCACCGTCGCGTTTATCCCGACCGCCTTGTCGCGCGGTGCCACCACCGCGTGCGCGCCCGCCGCATTGGCGACGCGCAGACAGGCACCCAGATTGTGCGGATCGGTCACGCCGTCGAGCACCAGCAACAGCGGCGCCCCTTCGACGACGTCGAGCAGTTCCGTCAGCGATTGCGCCAACGGCGCCTCGGCGGCCAGCGCCACCACACCCTGGTGATCGCGCCCCCCGGTCATCTTCGTCAGACGCACGCCGTCGGCCGCGATCAGACGCACGCCGGTTTCCTTCGCGCTCTTCAGAAAGTCGAGCATGCGTCGGTCACGCCGCGACGCCTCGTAATAGATCTCTTCGACACTGACCGCGTCGTGCCGCAACCGGGCCGTGACCGCGTGAAAACCGTAAAGGACCCTGGACTTCGCCATGCTCGATACCTGCTACTGTCAAAAAGTAATGAACCCACGTCCGGCAGGACGCCGGCGTGGGTCAGTCATACCGCGTGCCAACGGGCCACGCGCTGTTGTACGGTCTACGTCTACTTCGCCCGTGTGCGCTTGGCCGCCGCCTTCTTGGCAGGCACAGCCAGCCCGCTGCCCGCGCCCAATGCAGCGCCACCGCGTGTCGGGCTCTTGGCGGAAGCGACCGGCGCCTCGAGGTCGGCGAACAGATCACCGGCCGCGGCAGCCTGCTTGCCGCGGCCACGCGTCGCCTTCTTCGCGGCCACCGGCGTCTTCGCCGCGGCCTTCTTTGCCGGCGCGACCGCCGCTACCACCTCGGGGGCGGCCTTGGCAGCCGTTTTAGCGGCACGCTTGGCGGCCACTTTCTTGGCCGGCGCCTTTTCTGCGACTGCCTTCTCGACAACCGCCTTCTTCGCGGGCGCTTTCTTAACCGCGGCCTTCTTCGCCGGTGCCTTCTCTACCGCACGCTTTTCCACAGCGGCCGGCTTTTCGACAACCGGCTTCGCGGCCGGCACCGTCGGTGCTGCCTGCTTCGCCGCAACCTGCTTCGGTGCGGCGGACTTCGATGCCGGCGCCTTCTTGGCTGCTGCCTTCTTCGTCGGAACCGCTGCCGGCGTCGGGGCTACTGGCGTCGATGCCGGTGCCGGGGCTGCCGCGACCGGCGCGGTCGGCACAGCACGCGCGGCCGGTGCTGCAACCACCGGCGCGCTGACCGGCGTCACGACCGCTGGGGTGTCGACAACGGCCGCCGTGACGGTTTCGACACGTGCGCCGTTGCCGTTTCCTGCATTGCCGTTGTTGTTGCCGTTACCGCCATTTCCCTTGCCGCCTTTACCACCCTTGCCTGTCTTGTTTCGGCCGCCCATCTTGCCGGCCGGACCGCCTGCATCCGGCGTATCGCGGATCAGACGGAAGTCCATCTTGCGTGCATCCAGATCGACACGGCCAACCTGTACGCGTACGCGATCGGTCAGACCGTAACGGATACCGGTGCGCTCACCTCGCAGTTCGTTGCGCACTTCGTCGTATTCGAAGTAATCGCTACCCAACTCCGAGATATGCACGAGGCCTTCGACAAACAGCGAATCCAAGGTGACGAACACGCCGAACGGCGCCACGCCGCTGATCGAGCCGCCAAACTCTTCGCCAAGCTTGTCGCGCATGAAATAGCACTTCAGCCAGGCTTCCACATCGCGCGACGCTTCATCGGCACGACGCTCGTTCGAGGAGCAATGCAGACCCAGCGATTCCCAGATTGCGACGTTCGCGCCCTTCGGCTTCTTCGATGCGTCGCTTGCTTCGCTCGCCTTCGCGCCCGGCTTCGGCTTGCGCACCTTCATCGACATCGCCGTGTTCAGCGCGACATCGCCGGCATCCGGCACATACTGCTTGCCGTGCAGAATCGCCTTGATCGCACGGTGCGTCAGCAGATCCGGATAACGACGGATCGGGCTGGTGAAGTGCGCATAGGCTTCATACGCCAGACCGAAGTGGCCGACGTTTTCCGGGCTGTACACGGCTTGCTGCATCGAGCGCAGCAACATCGTCTGCAGCATCGGCGCATCCGGGCGTTGCTTGATCTGCAGGATCAGCGAGGCAAAATCGCTCGCGTGCGGCGTGTCGCCGCCGTTCAAGGTCAGACCGACGCCGCGCAGGAAAGTCCGCAGATTTTCCAGCTTCTCGGCGTTCGGGCCGCCGTGCACACGATACAGACCCGGGTGCTTATTGCGTTTCAGGAAGTCCGCCGCGCAGACGTTCGCCGACAGCATGCACTCTTCGATCAGCTTGTGCGCGTCGTTCCGCGTTCGCGGGATGATCTGTTCGATCTTGCCCTGCGGATTGCAGACGATGCACGTTTCGGTCGTCTCGAAATCGATCGCGCCGCGCTGTTGGCGTGCTTCGAGCAAGGCACGATAGACCGAGTACAGATCCTGCAACTGCGGCAGCACCGCCGCGCGCTTCGCTGCTTCCGGCCCCTTGGTGTTCGCCAGCGCCGCCGCCACTTCGTTATACGTCAAGCGTGCCGCGGAGTGGATCACTGCCGGGTAGAACTGGTACGCCTTGACCTCGCCCTTGGCCGTGATCAGCATGTCGCAGGTCAGCACGCAACGGTCGACTTCCGGATTCAGCGAGCACAGTCCGTTCGACAGCTTCTCCGGCAGCATCGGAATCACGCGACGCGGGAAATAGACGGACGTGCTGCGTTCGATCGCATCGGCGTCCAGCGCGGCGCCCGGCGTCACATAGTGCGAGACGTCGGCAATCGCCACCAGCAGGCGGAAGCCATTGACGCGGCCGATCTTGACCGGTTCGCAATAGACGGCATCGTCGAAGTCGCGCGCATCTTCCCCGTCGATCGTCACCAAAGGCACGTCGCGCAGGTCGACGCGATCATGCAGATCATGGCCCTGCACTTCGTCCGACAGACGCGACGATTGCGCCATGGCGGCTTCCGAGAACAGATGCGGCACGCCGTACTTGCGCACGGCGATCTCGATTTCCATCCCCGGATCATCGACTTCGCCCAGCACTTCGACAACCTTGCCGCTGGCCTGCGAATGACGGCTCGGATAATCGGTGATCTGCAGGCTGACGATCTGTCCGGCCTTCGCGCCGTTCAAACCGCCGGCGGCGATCATCACGTCGCGACCGATACGCTTGTCTTCCGGCGCCACCACATAGGTGCCGTTTTCCTGGATCACGCGGCCGATCACGCGCTTGATCGCGCGCTCGGTGATCTCGACGACATGCCCTTCCGGACGGCCGCGACGGTCTTGACCCGTTACGCGCGCCAGTACACGGTCGCCATGCATGATCTTCGACATTTCCTGATGCGACAGGAAAAGATCGTCGCTGCCGTCGTCCGGGACGAGGAAGCCGAAGCCGTCGCGGTGCGCCTGCACGCGGCCCGCCGTGAAACTGGAGGCCGGTGCCGGATGCACGAGACCCTTCACATCGACGTGCACCTGCGCATCACGCTCCATCGCGTTGAGGCGCTTGAAGAAGCCGTCGCGCTCCTCGAGCTTGATGGACATGGCGTCGGCAGCGCCTTCCGCGGTCAACACCGTGCTAGACGCGCGCAGCACGCCGAGGATTTCCTCGCGGCTCGGCACGGTATAGGCAAACTTCACGGGAGGACGCGGGGCGAACTTGTCCCCGAAGGAACGGGCCGGTTTGGCACCTGATTTCATGCTCGGTTTGCTCGCTGAGTGATGCGTCGGCTGATGCGACTGCTTCGAAGCGTGATTCGGCGCTTGATTCGAAGCGTGCTTGGGGGCTGGTTTGTTACCCTGTTTTGGGGCCTGCTCCCGAGCCGTCTGGTCGGCGGGCTTCTCGGTCATCTTTTCCCGGGCTTTTCGGCTTTTCACGCGGATGTGTCGTACCTGATCTGAATCGGCTGTCGGCGTGCCGGCTGTGGCTCACGGAATGGATAGGCGCTTCGCCTATCCCGTGCCCCGGCACGAACTATATCGGCACATTCTACCATCAGGGTCCGAAATGCCCCGCGCTTTCGGCTAGCCTGCCGATTACCGGCGATCGTCATGGCGCAGGATGCGACGTCACCAACGGGACGGTGGCCGAATTTTCGTGTTGCCCTGATAAATGTGTTGACACGAAGAGTTCGATCTATATAATACGCTTCTCTCAGCGAACGCAGCACTTGATTCACCGTGTTGCCGGGCGCGGGATTCGGTAAGCCGATGACGCCGCAAGGACGAATCGGATAAGCCGAAAGCAGTAAGGTTGGAAGCGCAGCAGATTTAGTTGGCCCAGATGGCGGAATTGGTAGACGCGCATGGTTCAGGTCCATGTGCCGCAAGGTGTGGAGGTTCGAGTCCTCTTCTGGGCACCAACAATTTCCTGGCTCGCGTTTTTTGGCCCAGGTGGCGGAATTGGTAGACGCGCATGGTTCAGGTCCATGTGCCGCAAGGTGTGGAGGTTCGAGTCCTCTCCTGGGCACCAAAATTTTGAAAAAGGTCTGCAATTGCAGACCTTTTTTTCATTCAGCGTCCAAAATGCGAATATTGCCGGAAGACGACGATTCGGTCGTATCCGCGCCTGACCGGCGTTTCTGGCCAGTCGCGCGGCGCAATATCGCAGTCGATGCGACTTATGCCTGGCACGCGGCCGCCTTCCTCGGGTGCGCCCTCGCCCCGGCCGACTGGCCGTGGTGGCTCGCCGGCACCGTCGTCAATCACGCGACGGTCACCGTCGCCGGCCTGTTGCCCCGCAGCACACTGCTCGGCCACAATCTGCGACGACTCCCAGACTATCCCGCCAATCGCGACGCCGTCGCCCTGACCTTCGACGACGGCCCGGATCCCGAGGAAACGCCGCGCGTTCTCGACCTGCTCGACGCCGCCGGCGCGAAAGCGACGTTTTTCTGTATCGGCGAACGGGCGCGCCAACATCCGCGCATCGTGCAGGACATCGTGGCGCGCGGTCACTGCGTCGAAAACCATTCGCAACATCATCGCCATACGTTTTCGGTCAGCCTGCCCGCGCGAATTCGCGCCGAAGTGCTAGCCGGGCAACAGACGCTTAAAACGCTGACGGGGCAGACCGCGGTTTTTTTCCGTGCACCGGCGGGATTGCGGAATCTCTTCCTCGATCCGATCCTGCAACAGGCGGATCTGCGCCTGGCAAGCTGGACCCGACGCGGATTCGATACCCGCGAAGCCGATCCGGACAAGGTCGCGCGGCGGCTACTCGACGATCTCGCGCCGCGCGATATTCTGCTGCTGCACGATCGCGGCGCGGCACGCCTGCCCGGTAGCGACGACTCCGTTGCGCTCGTCGTCCTGCCGCGCGTGCTGCAGGCGATCGCCGCGCGACAGTTACGCTGCGTCACGCTACGCGAAGGCTTCAGCGATCCGCGCCGCGCCGACACAGACACCGGCGCCGGCGCCGGCTAGCACCATCAACCCGCCGTCGGCAGCGCGCACACCGCGTGAAGCGCGTTGAGGCGACGCACCGGATCCTTTACATAAGGATTGCTTTCATCCCAGGCATAGCCGGCCAGCACCGCGCTGATCATCCGGCGAATCATCGGCGTCTGCGCCTTGTAGAAGATGATGTCCTGCAATTCACCCGA
Coding sequences within it:
- the argA gene encoding amino-acid N-acetyltransferase; translated protein: MPQPHRPIHRHPRERCHALYRNSIATETAAVTDPLRPPPSTPSAAQAPSSSSAPHAERDTAPGDPATLAAVRPVVTPASIASTSPAASGAANRPSAEAEAATQAQFVDWLRAVAPYIHAFRNKTFVVAFGGELVRDGALNALIQDVALLHAMGMQIVLVHGCRPQVEDSMRLRNLESQFAGGMRITDAPALESAKEAAGEVRLDIEAAISQGLPNTPMAHARLGIVSGNFVTARPVGIVDGVDFQHTGIVRKVDADSIRQALANRKLVLLSPLGFSPTGEAFNLAMEDVATTTAIALRADKLIFITDQPGVLNPEGALVHELSLDDAQRLRDAHHDGSATLHDDIGFCLKHVVKACRSGVPRAHLIPYTLDGSILLELFSHDGVGTMVAYDNLESLREATPDDVANIIQLIEPLENDGTLVRRDRHQLERDIDHFSVIEHDGVLFGCVALYAYPQEKIGEMACLTVSPEAQGSGDGERLMKRIEQRARARGLKRIFVLTTRTEHWFLKRGFVKASVDDLPEDRRRLYNWQRRSLVLIKQL
- a CDS encoding oxidative damage protection protein, yielding MARIVHCVKLNKDAEGFDFPPVPGPLGQRVYESVSKEAWQEWLKQQTMLINENRLNMADARARQYLLKQTEKYFFGEGADTATGFVPPPPSAE
- the rpiA gene encoding ribose-5-phosphate isomerase RpiA — its product is MDKAKQDELKQWVGRAAADHVLKSVPEGAVVGVGTGSTVNCFIDALAPHRARYRGAVSSSLATTHRLKQHGFHVIDANDIASLPIYVDGADEIDAHGNMIKGGGGALTREKIVAAMSETFLCIADESKRVPVLGGFPLPVEVVPMALEAVSRKLIALGGTPVLRVKGDGTPLVTDNGLHILDVKGLRIDAPLALERQLNDVPGVLTVGVFALQRASLAMFATAQGVETVAYPTA
- the rlmB gene encoding 23S rRNA (guanosine(2251)-2'-O)-methyltransferase RlmB, which gives rise to MAKSRVLYGFHAVTARLRHDAVSVEEIYYEASRRDRRMLDFLKSAKETGVRLIAADGVRLTKMTGGRDHQGVVALAAEAPLAQSLTELLDVVEGAPLLLVLDGVTDPHNLGACLRVANAAGAHAVVAPRDKAVGINATVAKVASGAAETTPYIMVTNLARALRELKEAGVWIIGTSDDAVPSVFQTKLEGPVAIVMGAEGEGMRRLTRETCDELMHIPMMGSVESLNVSVASGICLFESVRQRMVAAPKA
- a CDS encoding polysaccharide deacetylase family protein, whose amino-acid sequence is MRILPEDDDSVVSAPDRRFWPVARRNIAVDATYAWHAAAFLGCALAPADWPWWLAGTVVNHATVTVAGLLPRSTLLGHNLRRLPDYPANRDAVALTFDDGPDPEETPRVLDLLDAAGAKATFFCIGERARQHPRIVQDIVARGHCVENHSQHHRHTFSVSLPARIRAEVLAGQQTLKTLTGQTAVFFRAPAGLRNLFLDPILQQADLRLASWTRRGFDTREADPDKVARRLLDDLAPRDILLLHDRGAARLPGSDDSVALVVLPRVLQAIAARQLRCVTLREGFSDPRRADTDTGAGAG